In Actinoplanes sp. NBC_00393, a single genomic region encodes these proteins:
- a CDS encoding carbohydrate ABC transporter permease yields the protein MSAETVIRPRRKSSRPVWEEKPTLLGQFGKGTILTVVVAVVLVPLWVVVITSLSSEKTINEAGGYVFLPREFDPRAYVVIFSGGQVTDAILVSTVVTIAGTALSLLVTVLAAYGLSRPGTLGHKPILFYFLLTFLIYPGMIPAYLVVTGLGLKDNLLALILPTAISAFNLVVLRAFFMNIPAELYDSARMDGAGELRILLRIVLPLSKAVTAVVGLFYAVGYWNAFFNAILYIDRNDLQPVQRVLQQFILAGQSPSTSGAAIAIPGLGSTVPPSLAIKMAVVVVTIVPALIIYPFVQRHFTKGVIIGAVKG from the coding sequence ATGAGCGCAGAAACCGTGATCCGGCCCCGCCGCAAGTCGTCCCGGCCGGTGTGGGAGGAGAAGCCCACACTGCTCGGCCAGTTCGGCAAGGGCACGATCCTCACCGTGGTGGTGGCGGTCGTGCTGGTGCCGCTCTGGGTAGTGGTGATCACCAGCCTCTCGTCAGAGAAGACGATCAACGAGGCGGGTGGTTACGTCTTCCTGCCGCGCGAGTTCGATCCCCGCGCGTACGTGGTGATCTTCTCCGGCGGCCAGGTCACCGACGCGATCCTGGTCAGCACCGTGGTCACCATCGCCGGAACGGCGCTGAGCCTGCTGGTCACCGTGCTCGCCGCCTACGGCCTGTCCCGGCCCGGCACCCTCGGGCACAAACCGATCCTCTTCTACTTCCTGCTCACCTTCCTGATCTACCCCGGCATGATCCCCGCCTACCTGGTGGTCACCGGCCTGGGCTTGAAGGACAACCTGCTCGCGCTGATCCTGCCCACCGCGATCAGCGCGTTCAACCTGGTCGTGCTGCGGGCCTTCTTCATGAACATCCCGGCCGAGCTCTACGACAGCGCCCGCATGGACGGCGCCGGCGAACTGCGCATCCTCCTCCGGATCGTGCTGCCACTCTCCAAGGCGGTGACCGCGGTGGTCGGGCTGTTCTACGCGGTCGGGTACTGGAACGCCTTCTTCAACGCGATCCTCTACATCGACCGCAACGATCTGCAGCCGGTCCAGCGGGTGCTGCAACAGTTCATCCTGGCCGGGCAGTCACCGTCCACGTCCGGCGCGGCCATCGCCATCCCGGGCCTCGGTTCGACGGTGCCACCCAGCCTGGCGATCAAGATGGCGGTGGTCGTGGTGACCATCGTGCCCGCGCTGATCATCTATCCGTTCGTCCAGCGCCACTTCACGAAGGGCGTCATCATCGGCGCGGTCAAGGGCTGA
- a CDS encoding ABC transporter permease codes for MSAPPVAAEPDVTAKKAKKNVKAVSRQQLTFGQRLQRDWPLLLMCLPAMALLLVFHYIPALGNVIAFQDYNPFVGDDPLEAFLYSEWIGFGNFEYLFKNPAFWDSVLTTLSITAFQLVFYFPIPILLAILLNSIMSPRIRSLVQSVVYLPHFFSWVLVVSLFQMMLGGAGLIAQTAREAGYTAPDIMTNPDTFIFLITSQAIWKDAGWGMIVFLAALAAIDPSLYEASAADGAGRWRRMWHITLPGLRSVIVLLLILRLGDALNVGFEQFVLQREMVGREAAEVLDTYVYYQGIAVQQWGVGAAAGLFKAVVGILLIVGANKLAHRFGEQGIYSKS; via the coding sequence ATGAGCGCGCCACCTGTTGCCGCTGAGCCGGACGTCACGGCGAAGAAGGCGAAGAAGAACGTCAAGGCGGTCTCGCGGCAGCAGCTGACCTTCGGGCAGCGGCTGCAGCGGGACTGGCCGCTGCTGCTCATGTGCCTCCCGGCGATGGCGTTGCTGCTGGTGTTCCACTACATCCCGGCGCTCGGCAACGTCATCGCCTTCCAGGACTACAACCCGTTCGTCGGGGACGACCCGCTGGAGGCGTTCCTCTACAGCGAGTGGATCGGGTTCGGCAACTTCGAGTACCTGTTCAAGAACCCGGCGTTCTGGGACTCGGTGCTCACCACCCTGTCGATCACCGCGTTCCAGCTGGTGTTCTACTTCCCGATCCCGATCCTGCTGGCCATCCTGCTGAACAGCATCATGTCGCCACGCATCCGGTCGCTGGTGCAGAGCGTCGTCTACCTGCCGCACTTCTTCAGCTGGGTGCTGGTGGTCTCGCTGTTCCAGATGATGCTCGGCGGCGCCGGCCTGATCGCGCAGACCGCGCGGGAAGCCGGGTACACCGCGCCGGACATCATGACCAACCCGGACACGTTCATATTCCTGATCACCTCGCAGGCGATCTGGAAGGACGCCGGCTGGGGCATGATCGTCTTCCTGGCGGCGCTGGCGGCCATCGACCCCTCGCTCTACGAGGCGTCGGCCGCGGACGGTGCCGGCCGGTGGCGGCGGATGTGGCACATCACCCTGCCCGGCCTGCGGTCGGTCATCGTGCTGCTGCTGATCCTGCGGTTGGGCGACGCGCTCAACGTCGGTTTCGAGCAGTTCGTGCTGCAACGCGAGATGGTCGGCCGGGAAGCGGCCGAGGTGCTCGACACGTACGTCTACTACCAGGGCATCGCGGTCCAGCAGTGGGGTGTCGGCGCAGCTGCCGGCCTGTTCAAAGCCGTGGTCGGAATCCTCCTCATCGTGGGCGCCAACAAACTGGCGCACCGGTTCGGCGAGCAAGGGATCTATTCGAAGTCATGA
- a CDS encoding ROK family protein has translation MKTADFTDVRATNLAVVLTHLRANGPSSRAAIAASTGLNKATVSSLTSDLIGQRLLRETGLTGNRIGRPATELSLDGSAYAAIGLQIAADRLTALAVDFAGEQLLLWHRAFEKTDHPGRAVSAITALAQRAASRVRQQGRHVLGLTVAVPGLVADGSTVRLSPPLGWADVDLHDVLSGSLRQSGLTVAVANHAGLAAVAEQRHGGHPGGANLTFVSGAAGIEVGIVVDGRLLHGAHGFTGQIGRFALGPAGAPTLQDLAGVEALVRRALPELDPESFGDLTPAIEQLIVQAKAGDATTLGALRDTGCHLGRGLALVTNLVNPELIVLGDHYAALAEWLIPAAEAELARHTLAPDAGGARLVASTLGLHAAALGGAVTHLDRVDTGALPRLIPA, from the coding sequence GTGAAGACGGCCGACTTCACCGACGTGCGCGCCACCAATCTCGCGGTGGTGCTCACTCACCTGCGCGCCAACGGGCCCAGCTCGCGCGCCGCGATCGCCGCGTCGACCGGGCTCAACAAGGCCACCGTCTCCAGCCTGACCAGCGACCTCATCGGGCAGCGGCTGCTGCGCGAGACCGGCCTCACCGGCAACCGGATCGGGCGGCCGGCGACCGAGCTGTCCCTGGACGGTTCGGCCTATGCGGCGATCGGCCTGCAGATCGCGGCCGACCGCCTCACCGCGCTCGCGGTCGACTTCGCCGGTGAGCAACTGCTGCTGTGGCACCGCGCCTTCGAAAAAACCGACCACCCCGGCCGGGCGGTCAGCGCGATCACCGCGCTCGCCCAGCGCGCCGCCTCCCGGGTGCGCCAGCAGGGCCGGCACGTCCTCGGCCTGACCGTGGCCGTGCCCGGCCTGGTCGCCGACGGCAGCACGGTCCGGCTCTCGCCGCCCCTCGGCTGGGCCGACGTCGATCTGCACGACGTGCTGTCCGGCTCGCTGCGGCAGTCCGGCCTGACCGTGGCGGTGGCCAACCACGCCGGTCTGGCCGCGGTCGCCGAGCAGCGGCACGGCGGGCATCCGGGCGGCGCGAACCTGACGTTCGTCTCGGGTGCGGCCGGCATCGAAGTCGGCATCGTCGTCGACGGCCGCCTGCTGCACGGCGCGCACGGCTTCACCGGCCAGATCGGACGGTTTGCGCTCGGTCCGGCCGGCGCACCCACGCTGCAGGACCTGGCCGGCGTCGAGGCGCTGGTTCGCCGCGCCCTGCCGGAGCTCGACCCGGAGTCGTTCGGCGATCTCACCCCGGCGATCGAGCAGTTGATCGTGCAGGCCAAGGCCGGTGACGCCACCACCCTGGGCGCGTTGCGCGACACCGGTTGCCACCTCGGGCGGGGCCTCGCACTGGTGACCAACCTGGTCAACCCCGAGCTGATCGTGCTCGGCGACCACTACGCGGCGCTCGCCGAGTGGTTGATCCCCGCCGCCGAGGCGGAGCTGGCCCGGCACACCCTCGCACCGGACGCGGGTGGCGCCCGGCTGGTCGCTTCGACGCTCGGGCTGCACGCGGCCGCGCTCGGCGGCGCCGTCACGCATCTGGACAGGGTGGACACCGGGGCGCTGCCCCGCCTGATCCCGGCCTGA
- a CDS encoding extracellular solute-binding protein, with amino-acid sequence MQGASTNRRNFLGLVGLGAASLASGGVLAGCSKEPGAKGSATTAEQAAGVVPNFKDSTLVPPDVKGVRPMADGYVKYPTSLADAVTEKAVSSGKPVTASTPWWGPAPPTANKLVAAVNADMGAEVKFSIQDGNTYGDKLNTMLGARDVPELTCIPGWEINKLARFSEGVHALFEDLTPYLSGDKVNAYPLLAGLDTKAWQDSVWGGKLMGVPFPTDSPYPSLLYYRKDVADERGIAAPTTLDELYDFAKKFTNPDKGEWALGDIWLEVQQICGAGGSENGWLKTADGKVVHRMELPEYKRAVEFMTRLYAEKLVHPDVAGSKGGDTGALFKGGKIFMYGTGGGAWKETWRPAVQINPKFNMQAIKVFGADKGKPPVRWQTNPSIMWTFIKKGLGQERTQELLRVLNYTAAPFGSKEYELQNFGVEGTHFKRDANGAPVTNDLWVKEFANQFIFLGGRPPVVVGGPDIPTYAEDFVNWGNDAAQYLETNPWSGIKVETPSQQAALAQPTEDKITDIMRGRTPIGDFEKVVSEWRAAGGDAGRDFYAKVLADNGR; translated from the coding sequence GTGCAGGGCGCGTCGACGAACAGGCGGAACTTCCTGGGGCTGGTCGGCCTCGGTGCGGCTTCACTCGCGAGCGGCGGAGTGCTGGCCGGATGCAGCAAGGAGCCGGGCGCGAAAGGTTCGGCGACCACCGCCGAGCAGGCCGCCGGTGTGGTCCCCAACTTCAAGGACTCGACCCTGGTCCCGCCCGACGTCAAGGGCGTCCGGCCGATGGCGGACGGCTACGTGAAGTACCCGACGTCGCTCGCCGATGCGGTCACCGAGAAGGCGGTCAGCAGCGGCAAGCCGGTGACGGCCAGCACCCCGTGGTGGGGCCCGGCGCCGCCGACCGCGAACAAGCTGGTCGCTGCGGTCAACGCCGACATGGGTGCGGAGGTCAAATTCAGCATCCAGGACGGCAATACGTACGGCGACAAGCTGAACACCATGCTCGGCGCCCGGGACGTGCCCGAGCTGACCTGCATCCCGGGCTGGGAGATCAACAAGCTGGCCCGGTTCTCCGAGGGCGTGCACGCGCTCTTCGAGGACCTCACGCCGTACCTGTCCGGGGACAAGGTGAACGCCTACCCGCTGCTGGCTGGCCTCGACACCAAGGCCTGGCAGGACTCGGTGTGGGGCGGCAAGTTGATGGGCGTCCCGTTCCCCACCGATTCGCCGTACCCGTCTCTGCTGTACTACCGCAAGGACGTCGCCGACGAGCGTGGCATCGCAGCGCCGACCACACTCGATGAGCTTTATGACTTCGCCAAGAAGTTCACCAACCCGGACAAGGGTGAGTGGGCGCTCGGCGACATCTGGCTCGAGGTGCAGCAGATCTGCGGTGCCGGCGGCTCCGAGAACGGCTGGCTGAAGACGGCCGACGGCAAGGTCGTGCACCGTATGGAGTTGCCCGAGTACAAGCGGGCCGTCGAGTTCATGACCCGGCTCTACGCCGAGAAGCTGGTCCACCCGGACGTGGCGGGCAGTAAGGGCGGCGACACCGGTGCCCTGTTCAAGGGCGGCAAGATCTTCATGTACGGCACCGGCGGCGGCGCCTGGAAGGAGACTTGGCGTCCGGCCGTCCAGATCAACCCGAAGTTCAACATGCAGGCCATCAAGGTCTTCGGCGCGGACAAGGGCAAGCCGCCGGTCCGCTGGCAGACCAATCCCTCCATCATGTGGACCTTCATCAAGAAGGGCCTCGGGCAGGAGCGCACCCAGGAGCTGCTGCGCGTCCTCAACTACACCGCGGCGCCGTTCGGCTCCAAGGAGTACGAGCTGCAGAACTTCGGCGTCGAGGGCACCCACTTCAAGCGGGACGCCAACGGCGCGCCGGTCACCAACGACCTGTGGGTCAAGGAGTTCGCGAACCAGTTCATCTTCCTCGGCGGGCGGCCCCCGGTCGTGGTCGGCGGGCCGGACATCCCCACGTACGCCGAGGACTTCGTGAACTGGGGCAACGACGCCGCGCAGTACCTGGAGACGAACCCGTGGTCCGGCATCAAGGTGGAGACGCCGAGCCAGCAGGCGGCCCTCGCACAGCCCACCGAGGACAAGATCACCGACATCATGCGCGGCCGGACACCGATCGGCGACTTCGAGAAGGTGGTCTCCGAGTGGCGGGCCGCCGGTGGTGACGCGGGCCGTGACTTCTACGCCAAGGTTCTGGCTGACAACGGACGATGA
- a CDS encoding glycoside hydrolase family 3 C-terminal domain-containing protein, which yields MIDSPTRIVFRDPHQKLATRVSDLLGRLSLAEKIGLLHQQQAPVPRLGITGFRTGTEALHGVAWLGTATAFPQAVGLASTWNPDLLRRVGVAVGTEVRAMHHRDPENVGLNVWAPVVNLLRDPRWGRNEEGFAEDPWLTGVLSTAYAGGLRGDHPFWLRTAPTLKHFLAYNNETDRCLTSSNMPPRVLHEYELPAFRPALAEGAAVAVMASYNLVNGRPAHLSPLINETLRSWPEDDVMVVGDAWAVHNLAGDQHWHDDHVAGFAAAIRAGIDCLTEDHDATIERLTTAVQAGLLTESDVDDAVRHILSVRIRLGEFNPEDDPYREIGPEVIDCAEHRTLAREAARAAVVLLSNDGILPLDPAGAGRVAVIGPLADVTFDDWYSGTPPYRTTLRDSLARRLGAGSVLHHEGTDRIALRCASGLLTAVPSQPVSVRANDTIPDTALFDVLDWGQETFALRAVSTGLCLGADGLGPQAHELVSDRPGPNGWEVRETFRFEPVDDGVLVRHVQSGQYLAVDAAGLVRTSAPAAADATVFTVDLLVDGVAAAAAVAAEADTVLLALGNHPLVAGRETEDRRDLALPGTQDDLMRAVAAANPRTVLVLTSSYPYAVGWAEKNLPALLWSAHGGQEHGDALADVLFGSEPTGRLTQTWYADAAELPDLLDYDIVAADATYLYYRGTPLFPFGHGLGYTTFRYENLRLSSSSADLDDIVTVSVDVINTGERPGDEVVQLYTRQQRSRVKQPVRRLRGYQRIRLAPGKRSTVTLRLPVADLAFWDVTRSRWVVEDAGHTVAVGRSSTDWALTTTLRVRGETIPARCPRTGLRLIDNDGYDATTPVPVHGDPAEGLRSVAPGAWAVFDEVDLTGALSRVRATVAGAEGGSVTLRLIDPYAGPVLATLPVPVVTEREALTEVVVSAPPVGGVHSVFVLFDRPGITVAQVSFEP from the coding sequence GTGATCGATTCCCCCACGCGCATCGTCTTTCGCGACCCGCACCAGAAACTCGCCACGCGGGTCTCCGACCTTCTGGGCCGGCTCAGCCTGGCGGAGAAGATCGGCCTGCTCCACCAGCAGCAGGCCCCGGTCCCGCGGCTCGGCATCACCGGTTTCCGCACCGGCACCGAGGCCCTGCACGGCGTCGCCTGGCTCGGCACCGCGACCGCTTTCCCCCAGGCGGTCGGGCTGGCCAGCACCTGGAACCCCGATCTGCTGCGCCGTGTCGGTGTGGCGGTCGGCACCGAGGTCCGTGCCATGCATCACCGCGACCCGGAGAACGTGGGACTCAACGTCTGGGCGCCGGTGGTCAATCTCCTTCGCGACCCCCGGTGGGGCCGCAACGAGGAGGGCTTCGCCGAGGACCCCTGGCTGACCGGGGTGCTCAGCACCGCGTACGCCGGTGGCCTGCGCGGCGACCACCCGTTCTGGCTGCGCACCGCGCCCACCCTCAAGCATTTCCTGGCCTACAACAACGAGACCGACCGCTGCCTGACCTCCAGCAACATGCCGCCCCGGGTGCTGCACGAGTACGAGCTGCCCGCCTTCCGCCCGGCCCTGGCCGAGGGCGCGGCGGTGGCCGTGATGGCGTCGTACAACCTGGTCAACGGGCGTCCGGCGCACCTCAGCCCGCTGATCAACGAGACGTTGCGGTCGTGGCCCGAGGACGACGTGATGGTGGTCGGCGACGCGTGGGCGGTGCACAACCTCGCGGGCGACCAGCACTGGCACGACGACCACGTGGCCGGGTTCGCCGCCGCGATCCGGGCCGGCATCGACTGCCTCACCGAGGATCACGACGCCACGATTGAGCGCCTCACCACCGCGGTGCAGGCCGGGCTGCTCACCGAGTCCGATGTGGACGACGCGGTGCGGCACATCCTGTCGGTGCGGATCCGGCTCGGCGAGTTCAACCCGGAGGACGATCCGTACCGGGAGATCGGCCCGGAGGTCATCGACTGCGCGGAGCACCGGACGCTGGCCCGCGAGGCCGCCCGGGCCGCGGTGGTGCTGCTCAGCAACGACGGCATCCTGCCGCTCGATCCGGCCGGCGCCGGACGGGTCGCGGTGATCGGGCCGCTCGCCGACGTGACGTTCGACGACTGGTACAGCGGGACTCCGCCGTACCGCACGACACTGCGCGACAGCCTCGCACGGCGCCTCGGCGCCGGCTCGGTGCTGCACCACGAGGGCACGGATCGCATCGCCTTGCGCTGCGCTTCCGGCCTGCTCACCGCAGTCCCTTCACAACCCGTCTCGGTACGCGCAAACGACACCATCCCCGACACAGCGCTCTTCGACGTGCTCGACTGGGGACAGGAGACGTTCGCGCTGCGGGCCGTGTCGACCGGCCTCTGCCTCGGAGCGGACGGCCTCGGCCCGCAGGCGCACGAGCTGGTCAGCGACCGGCCCGGGCCGAACGGGTGGGAGGTCCGCGAGACGTTCCGGTTCGAGCCGGTCGACGACGGCGTGCTGGTGCGGCACGTGCAGAGCGGTCAGTACCTCGCGGTCGACGCCGCCGGCCTGGTCCGGACGTCCGCCCCGGCGGCTGCGGACGCGACGGTGTTCACTGTGGACCTGCTGGTCGACGGGGTCGCCGCGGCCGCCGCGGTGGCCGCCGAGGCCGACACGGTGCTGCTCGCCCTCGGTAACCACCCGCTGGTCGCCGGACGGGAGACCGAGGACCGGCGGGACCTCGCGCTGCCCGGGACACAGGACGACCTGATGCGGGCGGTGGCGGCTGCGAATCCGCGTACCGTGCTGGTGTTGACCAGCAGTTATCCGTACGCGGTGGGCTGGGCCGAGAAGAACCTGCCGGCTCTGCTCTGGTCCGCGCACGGCGGCCAGGAGCACGGTGACGCCCTGGCCGACGTCCTCTTCGGCAGCGAGCCCACCGGCCGCCTCACCCAGACCTGGTACGCCGACGCCGCCGAGCTGCCCGACCTGCTCGACTACGACATCGTCGCCGCCGACGCCACCTACCTCTACTACCGCGGCACCCCGCTCTTCCCGTTCGGCCACGGCCTCGGGTACACCACGTTCCGCTACGAAAACCTGCGCCTGAGCAGCAGTTCCGCCGACCTCGACGACATCGTGACGGTCAGCGTCGACGTGATCAACACCGGCGAGCGGCCCGGCGACGAGGTGGTGCAGCTCTACACCCGGCAGCAGCGGTCCCGGGTCAAGCAGCCGGTCCGCCGGTTGCGCGGCTACCAGCGGATCCGGTTGGCCCCCGGCAAACGCTCCACGGTGACGTTGCGGCTCCCGGTGGCTGATCTGGCGTTCTGGGACGTCACGCGGTCCCGCTGGGTGGTCGAGGACGCCGGGCACACCGTCGCGGTGGGCCGGTCCAGCACCGACTGGGCCCTGACCACGACGCTGCGCGTCCGCGGCGAAACCATCCCGGCCCGCTGTCCGCGGACCGGCCTGCGTCTGATCGACAACGATGGGTACGACGCGACGACTCCGGTACCGGTCCACGGCGACCCGGCCGAGGGGCTGCGCAGCGTCGCCCCCGGTGCCTGGGCAGTCTTCGACGAGGTCGACCTCACCGGAGCGCTGTCCCGGGTGCGGGCCACCGTGGCAGGTGCGGAGGGCGGATCGGTCACTCTCCGGCTGATCGATCCGTACGCGGGTCCGGTCCTGGCCACGCTGCCCGTGCCGGTGGTGACCGAACGGGAAGCGCTGACTGAGGTGGTCGTCTCGGCGCCTCC